One stretch of Corynebacterium auriscanis DNA includes these proteins:
- a CDS encoding hydrogen peroxide-inducible genes activator, producing MSTREYRPTITQLRTFVSIAEYGHFGTAASNLGISQPSLSQALAALETGLDVQLIERSTRKVIVTSTGEELLPLAKATLASLDDFVTKAHGAQGGLEGGISIGMIPTLAPYILPEFLSEASAKLPTLQPVVTEDKTEALLDNLRFGKFDLAIIASPDTTTGLKFERLFLEEFVLVVPQGHQLAGRRNLKVSDIPQDELLLLDDGHCLRDQVLDLCRTVKNSGEVRNLARATSLNTLIQLVAAGQGITLIPLSSITSEHRRPGVDFATFAGGASVAGRQMGYVFRTSSARGSDYAELGKIITVAFDRAEKASRELLESTMQGR from the coding sequence GTGTCTACCAGAGAATATCGCCCTACAATCACGCAGCTCCGTACTTTCGTCAGCATTGCAGAGTACGGCCATTTCGGAACGGCCGCATCCAACCTAGGGATTTCCCAGCCGTCGTTGTCGCAGGCACTGGCAGCTTTGGAGACCGGTCTGGATGTTCAGCTCATCGAAAGATCTACTCGTAAGGTTATCGTCACCTCCACCGGTGAAGAGCTGCTGCCTTTGGCCAAGGCGACGTTGGCTAGTCTCGACGACTTTGTGACCAAAGCGCATGGCGCACAAGGCGGCTTGGAGGGAGGGATCTCTATCGGCATGATCCCAACCTTGGCGCCCTATATCCTTCCCGAGTTCTTATCCGAGGCCAGCGCTAAATTACCTACGTTGCAACCGGTGGTCACGGAGGATAAAACCGAAGCCCTGCTGGATAATCTGCGTTTTGGGAAGTTCGACCTGGCGATTATTGCCAGCCCCGATACCACCACGGGGCTGAAGTTCGAGCGTCTCTTCCTAGAAGAATTCGTGCTTGTGGTTCCACAGGGTCACCAGCTGGCCGGACGGCGAAATTTGAAGGTCTCTGACATCCCCCAGGACGAACTGTTGCTGCTGGACGACGGACACTGCTTGCGCGACCAGGTACTAGACCTATGCCGCACTGTGAAAAACAGCGGCGAAGTTCGAAACCTAGCTCGGGCAACTAGCTTGAATACGCTGATCCAGTTGGTGGCCGCGGGGCAAGGTATCACCCTCATTCCGCTGAGTTCAATCACATCTGAACATCGACGCCCCGGAGTGGATTTCGCCACGTTCGCGGGTGGGGCCTCTGTGGCTGGTCGACAAATGGGCTATGTGTTCCGTACGAGTAGCGCGCGGGGCAGTGATTATGCAGAGCTGGGCAAGATCATTACCGTCGCATTCGATAGGGCCGAGAAAGCATCGCGAGAGTTGCTGGAATCCACGATGCAGGGCCGGTAG
- a CDS encoding neutral/alkaline non-lysosomal ceramidase N-terminal domain-containing protein, which translates to MFESELSRRKFFGGLAAVSGTVLWAGSSEGQQGVANAEPRATNPSAPGLHVGRAMADITGEPWGAGFNGYAVLEQTAVGIQRRQYARAFIFADEANPDNRVVHVTADIGLMFQSIQLEVLRRLRGRFGSLYGEHNVLITATHTHVAPGGTSQHLMVDLTTAGFRPVTFEATVKGVVDAIERAHEDVSPADVTIAESTVEDAGRNRSRPAWEKNPAEDKLVNPTGVDTRSVTVHVSKNNRPVGLINWYSIHPTSFSSEYQHIASDNKGYAAWATEEAVGVDHRYPDKAEFVAAFANATPGDITPNHGLVPKSGPGKDERESAKILGERMMEGVAKGGMGSAMGKGGIDVRYRWVDCTTLTVDGKWTPDGEPGELGPAILGAAFAASSQEDGGGEPALGLNEGERGGTPWVKALNEVTVPPGVAKIHGNKEILLPLGYVPGMIQQTHPFYIHRIGGLVLVALGFEPTITSGLRLRRTVADALGVDTSAVVVQGYTNSYGHYLTTPEEYQTQNYEGGATIFGVNQLPAFQQVFHDLAVAMKNGKDVEAGRPAGDLTGLIPKSLKGNPWLDTPPAGKKFGEVLKKPDVVKAGEILSVEFVGANPNNNLRHGEGYLTIEDPSGKVIANDSSESTLLTFANNFSTTTATVEWNTAEVKPGEYTIRYRGDSRAFLGKVTPFEGVAQVTVS; encoded by the coding sequence GTGTTCGAATCCGAGTTGAGTCGCCGTAAGTTTTTCGGAGGGCTAGCAGCGGTTTCCGGAACGGTCCTGTGGGCTGGCTCTTCAGAAGGTCAACAGGGTGTTGCCAATGCCGAACCGCGGGCAACCAACCCGTCCGCTCCCGGCCTGCACGTGGGCCGGGCTATGGCTGATATCACCGGCGAACCTTGGGGTGCGGGTTTTAACGGCTATGCCGTATTGGAACAAACGGCAGTGGGTATTCAGCGCCGTCAGTACGCTCGAGCGTTCATTTTTGCCGACGAAGCCAATCCGGACAACCGGGTCGTACATGTCACTGCGGACATCGGTTTGATGTTCCAATCGATCCAGTTGGAAGTGCTGCGCCGTCTGCGTGGTCGTTTCGGAAGCTTGTACGGGGAGCACAATGTGCTCATTACCGCTACGCACACCCACGTTGCGCCGGGTGGTACGTCACAGCACCTCATGGTGGATCTCACCACCGCGGGATTCCGGCCAGTCACGTTTGAAGCTACCGTCAAGGGTGTAGTGGATGCCATCGAGCGAGCCCACGAAGATGTCTCACCAGCGGATGTCACCATCGCCGAGTCCACCGTCGAAGATGCAGGCCGCAACCGTTCACGTCCGGCGTGGGAAAAGAATCCAGCTGAAGACAAACTGGTGAACCCGACCGGGGTGGATACTCGCAGCGTCACCGTGCACGTTTCCAAAAACAATCGCCCGGTGGGCTTGATCAACTGGTATTCCATTCACCCCACTAGCTTCTCTAGTGAGTATCAGCACATCGCCTCGGACAATAAGGGATATGCCGCATGGGCCACGGAAGAGGCTGTGGGCGTTGACCATCGCTATCCAGACAAAGCCGAATTCGTGGCTGCTTTTGCCAACGCAACACCCGGTGACATCACACCAAACCACGGACTGGTGCCAAAATCGGGACCTGGCAAGGACGAACGTGAATCCGCGAAGATTCTCGGTGAGCGAATGATGGAAGGTGTCGCCAAGGGTGGAATGGGTTCGGCGATGGGCAAGGGCGGCATCGATGTCCGGTATCGCTGGGTCGATTGCACCACGTTGACTGTGGATGGGAAATGGACTCCCGATGGCGAGCCAGGTGAATTAGGTCCAGCGATTCTGGGTGCGGCATTCGCGGCTTCTTCCCAGGAAGATGGCGGGGGTGAACCTGCGTTGGGTCTGAATGAGGGCGAGCGGGGCGGAACCCCATGGGTGAAAGCCCTGAATGAAGTCACCGTCCCACCGGGGGTTGCCAAGATTCACGGGAACAAGGAGATTTTGCTTCCACTGGGCTACGTGCCCGGAATGATTCAGCAGACCCACCCGTTCTATATCCACCGGATCGGCGGGTTGGTTCTGGTCGCATTGGGCTTTGAACCCACCATCACATCCGGCCTGCGCCTACGCCGGACGGTGGCGGATGCTCTGGGCGTCGATACATCTGCAGTGGTCGTGCAGGGGTACACCAACTCCTATGGTCACTACCTCACCACACCAGAGGAATATCAAACCCAGAACTACGAAGGTGGCGCGACAATCTTCGGCGTGAACCAGTTGCCCGCATTCCAGCAAGTTTTCCACGATCTGGCGGTCGCGATGAAGAATGGAAAAGACGTGGAGGCAGGTCGACCAGCCGGTGACCTCACTGGATTGATCCCTAAGTCCTTGAAGGGGAATCCGTGGTTGGATACCCCGCCTGCAGGCAAGAAATTTGGCGAGGTGTTGAAAAAACCTGATGTGGTTAAGGCGGGTGAAATCCTTTCAGTGGAGTTCGTTGGCGCGAATCCAAACAATAATCTACGCCACGGCGAAGGCTATCTCACCATTGAAGATCCATCTGGAAAGGTAATTGCCAACGATTCTTCTGAATCCACGTTGCTCACGTTCGCCAACAACTTCTCCACCACAACCGCGACCGTAGAATGGAACACCGCGGAGGTGAAACCAGGGGAGTACACTATTCGCTACCGAGGAGATTCGCGGGCGTTCCTCGGCAAGGTCACGCCATTTGAGGGGGTGGCTCAGGTAACTGTTTCCTAG
- the hrpA gene encoding ATP-dependent RNA helicase HrpA yields the protein MNPANPQDQNTTTTGPRSRKKGHSRSRRNKPLRPTPALTYPAALPVSERHDDIVEAIRDNQVVIIAGETGSGKTTQIPKMCLELGRGRRKLIGHTQPRRIAARSVAERIAEELGHDVGDPESPVGYKIRFDDRTAPATSVKLMTDGVLLNEIQHDAMLRQYDTIIVDEAHERSLNIDFLLGFLKQLLPQRPDLKLIITSATIDPESFAEHFSSPDGSPAPIIEVSGRTYPVEIRYRPLRTEHLDEQSGELIAQETDPLEGLVAACRELVKEGPGDILCFFSGEREIRDAADALETEFNSNGPRRVDILPLFGRLSNAEQHRVFNPGGRRRIVLATNIAETSLTVPGIHYVVDTGYARISRYSHRTKVQRLPVEEISQASAKQRSGRCGRTADGIAIRLYSEEDFQARSEFTDPEILRTHLASVILAMAALGLGDIQEFPFLQSPDRKSIRDGVSLLQELGALEQGVDLKLTNIGRDLARIPTDPRLARMLEAAHRNDVLEPVAVIVAALSIQDVRERPLEQQAKADQSHARFAADSDFISILKLWSHLQEQRRELSGNQFRKLCQNEFIHYMRVREWMDLVRQLLTVIQDLSWKVPNLRHMRDLAIDPATLNEESVHRSVLAGLITHIGMREGSSRQFTGARNSHFVVHPSSHVAKKPPQWVMAAELVETSQLFARTVGPVTPEWIEDIAPHMVKYNHSEPYWSSSRGAAMAHEKVLLLGLPLVADRRINLGRIDRPLARELFIRHALVEGDWSTRHHFFKRNQKLLEEAGTLEDKARRRDIIVDDQTLFDFYDTKLPANIISARHFDSWWKKARHTNPELLDFTYDNLIDSEEAAAAADAFPDTWRQGSLEFELRYVFQPGDPDDGITMVVPLPLLVNVSQEETQWLVAGLRQELCVALIKTLPKALRKSVVPATNFAERALERMIPFDGPIDIALADALRSLGGSGINADDFDWSRVPDHLRMQFAAVDRRGKVVAKGRHLEALQQRLTGQINQAIAQATARATGQRSGSAPSPVDASAHSVHSGKKPSKTGGGKSNSGADRGSKNLGTTRFGGQKTGRSEGTGSGGTGTGGVLAREDTWTIDGIGTIPETIEAIIDGHTVHTYPALKLESDGTVVLTALPSANGAAAQQFSTVLHMMVEKCKVAPAAMIKGLPLRQRVALESSPGGLEPLLDSLVALACKEILTKAGSVIRDPDKCAEVLAVASKQGPSLVRQYVVAVAPALLAVADMRTELDGWSGEAIDDMKKQLDFYAGPGAIARAGISQMKHVPRYVAAMRARLEMMNSDPDREMDLDDEVRAVLADYEETVKRLPSTRAASPQLKDVRWLIEELRVSLFAQQLGTTKSVSAQRIRKALAKIR from the coding sequence GTGAATCCCGCCAACCCTCAGGACCAAAACACCACTACAACCGGCCCTCGCTCTCGCAAAAAGGGTCATTCGCGGAGCCGGCGGAACAAACCCCTACGCCCCACCCCCGCCCTCACTTATCCTGCCGCTCTACCGGTTAGTGAACGGCACGACGATATCGTTGAGGCAATTCGCGACAACCAGGTAGTCATCATTGCGGGTGAAACTGGTTCCGGTAAGACCACACAGATCCCGAAGATGTGCTTGGAGCTCGGCCGTGGCCGACGCAAGTTGATCGGCCATACCCAACCTCGTCGTATCGCAGCCCGAAGTGTGGCAGAGCGCATCGCAGAAGAACTGGGCCACGATGTAGGAGACCCAGAATCGCCCGTGGGCTACAAAATCCGCTTTGATGATAGGACCGCGCCTGCGACCAGCGTGAAGCTAATGACCGATGGTGTGCTGCTCAATGAGATCCAGCACGATGCCATGTTGCGCCAATACGATACGATCATTGTGGATGAGGCCCATGAGCGCAGCCTGAACATCGATTTCCTGCTGGGTTTTCTCAAGCAACTATTGCCCCAGCGCCCCGATCTCAAGCTCATCATCACGTCGGCCACCATTGACCCTGAGAGTTTCGCAGAGCATTTCAGCTCGCCCGATGGATCCCCGGCCCCGATCATCGAAGTCAGTGGACGTACCTACCCAGTGGAAATCCGCTACCGACCTTTACGCACAGAGCACCTGGACGAACAGTCGGGTGAGCTTATCGCGCAGGAAACCGATCCGCTGGAAGGTCTAGTGGCAGCATGTAGAGAGCTTGTCAAGGAAGGTCCAGGAGACATCCTGTGCTTCTTTTCGGGCGAGCGAGAGATCCGCGATGCAGCTGACGCTCTGGAAACGGAATTCAACTCCAACGGTCCACGTCGCGTAGATATCCTTCCGCTTTTCGGGCGCCTATCCAATGCCGAACAACACCGTGTTTTTAATCCCGGCGGCCGCCGTCGCATTGTATTAGCCACAAATATAGCGGAAACCTCCCTCACCGTACCCGGAATACATTATGTCGTCGATACCGGATACGCACGTATTTCACGATATTCGCATCGAACGAAGGTACAGCGCCTGCCGGTTGAAGAAATTAGCCAAGCCAGCGCCAAACAGCGCTCTGGCCGTTGCGGCCGTACAGCTGATGGTATAGCAATACGGCTGTATTCTGAGGAGGATTTTCAAGCCCGTTCCGAATTCACTGACCCCGAAATTTTGCGCACCCACTTGGCTAGTGTCATTCTAGCCATGGCCGCGCTAGGGCTTGGCGATATTCAAGAATTTCCGTTTTTACAATCCCCCGATAGAAAATCGATCCGGGATGGTGTGAGCCTACTGCAGGAACTGGGCGCGCTAGAGCAAGGCGTCGATCTAAAATTAACGAACATTGGCCGGGACCTCGCGCGAATCCCTACTGACCCACGACTAGCCCGCATGCTAGAGGCAGCGCATCGAAACGATGTGCTTGAGCCTGTGGCGGTAATCGTTGCAGCCTTGAGTATTCAAGATGTCCGCGAGCGCCCATTGGAACAGCAAGCCAAAGCTGATCAAAGCCATGCCCGGTTTGCCGCGGATTCAGATTTTATCAGCATTCTAAAACTGTGGTCTCACCTGCAGGAGCAACGCCGAGAGCTATCTGGAAATCAATTCCGGAAGCTATGCCAAAATGAATTCATACACTACATGCGCGTGCGTGAATGGATGGATTTAGTGAGGCAATTACTCACGGTTATCCAGGACCTTTCCTGGAAGGTTCCAAATCTTCGTCATATGAGAGACCTAGCAATCGATCCCGCGACGCTCAATGAGGAATCTGTTCATCGCAGTGTGCTTGCTGGGTTGATCACACATATTGGAATGCGAGAAGGATCTAGTCGACAGTTTACGGGTGCGCGTAATTCGCATTTCGTAGTACATCCTTCTTCGCACGTAGCGAAGAAACCGCCGCAGTGGGTCATGGCTGCGGAACTGGTGGAAACATCGCAACTATTTGCCCGCACGGTGGGACCCGTTACACCAGAATGGATTGAAGACATCGCTCCACATATGGTGAAGTACAACCACAGCGAACCCTATTGGTCCAGTTCGCGGGGGGCCGCAATGGCCCACGAAAAGGTGTTGCTATTGGGCCTTCCCCTCGTTGCCGATAGACGCATCAATTTGGGGCGCATCGACCGTCCGCTGGCACGCGAATTGTTTATTCGCCACGCACTAGTGGAGGGTGATTGGTCCACACGCCACCACTTCTTCAAGCGTAATCAGAAGCTGTTGGAGGAAGCAGGCACGCTAGAGGACAAAGCTCGCCGCCGCGATATTATCGTCGACGATCAAACGCTTTTTGATTTTTACGACACTAAGCTTCCAGCCAACATCATTTCCGCGCGACATTTCGATTCTTGGTGGAAAAAGGCGCGGCATACCAATCCTGAGCTGTTGGATTTCACCTATGACAATCTGATTGATTCAGAGGAAGCTGCCGCTGCCGCCGATGCTTTCCCCGATACGTGGCGGCAGGGTTCACTGGAGTTCGAACTCCGCTATGTATTCCAGCCTGGCGATCCAGACGACGGTATAACAATGGTGGTCCCGTTACCCCTGTTGGTGAACGTCAGCCAGGAGGAAACGCAGTGGTTGGTAGCTGGATTGCGCCAGGAATTGTGCGTCGCGCTAATCAAGACCTTACCGAAGGCGCTGCGCAAGTCCGTGGTTCCGGCAACCAACTTTGCTGAACGGGCATTGGAGCGGATGATTCCTTTTGACGGACCCATCGATATTGCCCTTGCAGATGCCTTACGTAGCTTAGGCGGGAGTGGTATCAACGCGGATGATTTCGATTGGTCGCGTGTGCCCGATCACCTAAGGATGCAGTTCGCTGCAGTTGATCGGCGTGGGAAGGTCGTAGCCAAGGGTCGTCACCTGGAAGCGCTGCAACAGCGCCTGACCGGGCAGATTAACCAGGCTATTGCCCAAGCCACCGCTAGGGCGACCGGCCAGCGCAGTGGAAGCGCGCCCTCCCCGGTCGATGCATCCGCGCATAGCGTGCACTCGGGAAAGAAGCCCTCAAAAACTGGTGGCGGAAAGAGCAATTCTGGCGCCGACCGTGGCAGCAAGAATCTGGGAACCACCCGCTTCGGCGGTCAGAAGACCGGTCGCTCTGAGGGAACTGGTTCTGGAGGAACTGGCACCGGAGGGGTACTTGCCCGCGAAGATACCTGGACAATCGATGGTATTGGAACCATTCCGGAGACTATTGAAGCCATTATCGACGGGCACACGGTACACACTTATCCGGCACTGAAGCTGGAAAGCGACGGTACCGTCGTGCTAACGGCTCTACCCAGTGCAAATGGAGCGGCCGCCCAGCAGTTTTCTACGGTTCTGCACATGATGGTTGAAAAATGTAAGGTGGCACCAGCCGCCATGATTAAGGGATTGCCGTTGCGCCAGCGTGTAGCACTGGAATCGTCTCCCGGCGGATTGGAACCTCTGCTTGATTCGTTAGTTGCACTGGCCTGCAAGGAAATTCTCACGAAGGCTGGGTCCGTTATCCGTGATCCGGATAAGTGCGCGGAAGTACTAGCCGTCGCCAGTAAACAGGGCCCCTCTTTAGTACGGCAATATGTAGTGGCCGTGGCCCCTGCCCTTTTAGCTGTTGCCGATATGCGTACCGAGTTGGACGGTTGGAGCGGCGAAGCAATTGACGATATGAAGAAGCAACTGGATTTCTATGCTGGCCCGGGGGCTATCGCACGCGCCGGAATTAGTCAGATGAAACATGTCCCACGCTACGTCGCCGCAATGAGGGCGCGACTGGAGATGATGAATTCAGATCCTGATCGCGAGATGGACTTGGATGACGAGGTCCGCGCGGTCTTGGCGGATTACGAAGAAACAGTAAAGCGCCTGCCCTCAACCCGCGCGGCTTCCCCCCAGCTTAAAGACGTACGGTGGTTGATCGAGGAATTACGTGTCAGCCTGTTTGCCCAGCAGTTGGGGACTACGAAGAGCGTTTCGGCACAACGCATCAGAAAAGCCCTAGCCAAGATACGCTAG
- the nrdR gene encoding transcriptional regulator NrdR — translation MLCPSCSSQSSKVVDSRTVDHGVAIRRRRECNKCATRFTTLERSILLVTKRNGVTEEFSRDKLIKGVRRACQGREVSDDALKVLAQQVEQSIRAQHGSQVQANDIGLAILDPLRTLDEVAYLRFASVYKSFSSADDFEREIESLRAHRTDGCQ, via the coding sequence GTGTTGTGTCCGTCTTGTAGTTCCCAATCCTCGAAAGTGGTCGACTCCCGCACCGTCGATCACGGCGTGGCGATCCGCCGGCGCCGTGAGTGCAACAAGTGTGCCACCCGCTTCACCACACTAGAACGCAGCATCTTGTTGGTCACCAAGCGCAACGGGGTGACGGAGGAATTCAGCCGCGACAAGCTCATCAAAGGCGTCCGGCGGGCCTGTCAAGGTCGGGAAGTGTCCGACGATGCCCTTAAGGTGTTGGCACAACAGGTGGAACAATCCATACGTGCCCAGCACGGATCCCAAGTTCAAGCTAACGATATCGGTTTGGCGATTCTGGACCCGCTACGAACCCTGGACGAGGTTGCTTATCTGCGCTTCGCCTCCGTCTACAAGTCGTTTTCCAGTGCAGACGACTTCGAACGGGAAATTGAATCCCTCCGCGCGCACCGTACCGACGGCTGCCAGTAA
- the lexA gene encoding transcriptional repressor LexA, with translation MSPAGSQKPRSANPKSTDNSPITPPTPLPNSSTPPRRGRPKKSDADRRAEKAQGRKQPTERQRRILEVIQNSKSLRGYPPSIREIADAVGLQSTSSVSYHLNLLEEAGYLRREDKKPRAVDVREYEKRGKKTPGRKPGRQPRSEGDENLPEATYVPVVGQIAAGNPILAEQNVEAHFPLPGELVGGGELFLLQVVGDSMRDAGILNGDWVAVRSQSTADFGDFVAAMIDGEATVKEFHKDSEGLWLLPHNDLFEPIPAEHSQILGKVVAVLRKI, from the coding sequence ATGTCGCCCGCCGGCAGCCAGAAACCCCGATCTGCGAACCCAAAGTCCACCGATAATTCACCCATTACGCCCCCCACCCCATTGCCCAACTCCAGCACGCCACCGCGTCGCGGACGGCCCAAAAAATCCGATGCCGATCGTAGGGCCGAAAAGGCTCAGGGGCGGAAGCAACCCACGGAGCGCCAGCGTCGCATTCTAGAGGTCATTCAAAATTCAAAGAGCTTGCGCGGATATCCCCCAAGTATTCGTGAAATCGCCGATGCAGTCGGCCTGCAGTCAACCTCGTCGGTCTCCTACCACCTCAATTTGCTTGAGGAAGCCGGTTACCTGCGACGTGAGGATAAGAAACCGCGCGCCGTAGACGTTCGTGAATATGAAAAGCGTGGCAAGAAGACCCCAGGGCGCAAACCCGGCCGTCAACCTCGCTCTGAAGGTGATGAAAACCTGCCTGAGGCGACCTACGTCCCCGTTGTCGGGCAGATTGCTGCTGGCAACCCCATCCTCGCGGAGCAAAACGTGGAAGCTCACTTTCCACTTCCGGGTGAGTTGGTGGGGGGCGGAGAACTCTTCCTGCTCCAGGTTGTCGGCGATTCCATGCGGGATGCGGGCATTCTCAACGGTGACTGGGTCGCTGTACGTTCCCAGTCCACCGCTGACTTTGGTGACTTCGTTGCAGCGATGATTGATGGCGAAGCGACCGTGAAGGAATTCCACAAAGATTCTGAGGGACTGTGGCTGCTCCCCCACAACGATCTGTTCGAGCCAATCCCAGCCGAGCACTCCCAAATACTTGGCAAAGTTGTCGCCGTGCTCCGCAAAATCTAA
- a CDS encoding DeoR/GlpR family DNA-binding transcription regulator, which yields MQSTERRRQIVSLAAVQGRVTVNELADRFRVTAETIRRDLAALNDSGLLYRVHGGAVPVPKYHTEYTSVETRSKASIQAKLAIGREAAQHLPKPGSTIFLDAGTTTGVLADYLAEQSVRGNAPHLIDADGDGISPGQAESRRDHSSPTPNSGATTHFPPLRVITNSLHIAYRLANTPSIDILLIGGDVRPQSRAVVGPIATRQLGVLHADVAFIGTNALTMAHGLSTPDAAEGAIKRCMVTNADRVVALCDSSKFGLDYLVSFASIDDLSMLVTDPGAPDTYVQALKDSGIDVVFAQPGT from the coding sequence GTGCAATCCACCGAACGCAGACGACAGATTGTCTCCCTCGCCGCGGTGCAAGGTCGAGTCACAGTCAACGAACTTGCCGATCGTTTTCGCGTAACGGCCGAAACTATTCGTCGCGACCTCGCCGCCCTCAATGACAGCGGGCTGCTTTATCGCGTACACGGCGGGGCCGTACCCGTGCCTAAGTACCACACTGAATACACCAGTGTGGAAACCCGCTCGAAAGCTAGTATTCAGGCCAAACTGGCCATCGGCCGAGAAGCCGCACAGCATCTGCCTAAACCCGGTTCGACTATTTTTCTCGATGCCGGCACAACCACGGGCGTGCTGGCCGACTACCTAGCCGAACAGTCTGTCAGGGGCAACGCCCCCCATCTGATCGACGCAGACGGTGACGGAATCTCTCCCGGCCAGGCAGAGTCCCGCCGGGATCACTCATCGCCCACCCCCAACAGCGGGGCTACCACGCACTTTCCCCCACTGCGGGTGATCACCAACTCCCTCCACATTGCCTACCGATTGGCAAACACGCCCTCCATTGACATTTTGCTTATCGGCGGTGACGTGCGCCCTCAATCCCGTGCCGTCGTTGGTCCCATCGCCACCCGACAACTGGGTGTGCTTCACGCGGATGTCGCTTTCATCGGTACAAACGCACTCACCATGGCACATGGGCTTTCTACTCCCGACGCCGCGGAGGGAGCAATCAAGCGCTGCATGGTCACCAATGCCGACCGTGTCGTCGCCCTATGCGATTCCTCAAAGTTCGGCTTGGACTACCTGGTCAGTTTTGCCTCCATTGACGATTTATCAATGCTCGTGACTGATCCCGGGGCGCCCGATACTTACGTACAGGCGCTCAAAGATTCGGGAATCGACGTGGTCTTTGCCCAGCCTGGCACCTAG
- a CDS encoding uracil-xanthine permease family protein has product MSNHLKSPEHGSWFGWALHGDGKTIGFGEVVAPEERLSWGRTIGIGMQHVIAMFGATLLVPTLTGFPVNTTLLFSGVGTILFLLATRNRLPSYLGSSFAFIAPLTATQAQGIGAQLGGVIAAGAVLIAVGIVVTALGRGVIDAVMPPAVTGAIVALIGLNLAPTATANVEKQPLIAGVTLLAIVLITVAGRGMLGRLAILLGVTIGWVFAWTTGGISSESREAIAAARWVGLPQFHQPEFHLAAVAVTLPVVVVLIAENVGHVKAVATMTQRNLDDLAGPALMADGAATVLAGGCGGSGTTTYAENIGVMAATRVYSSAAYWVAATFAIILAFIPKFGAVILTIPAGVLGGATIVLYGMIGLLGVRIWQDNKVKLTDPVNLTAAAVALVAGIGNLTLNVGSIALEGIAWGSVGIIVAYPAMRWLYDHVGEGQQSRQLD; this is encoded by the coding sequence GTGAGTAACCATTTAAAATCCCCGGAACACGGCTCCTGGTTTGGGTGGGCCCTACACGGTGACGGCAAGACTATCGGTTTTGGCGAGGTAGTCGCGCCCGAAGAGCGCCTATCGTGGGGTCGCACCATCGGAATCGGAATGCAGCACGTCATTGCAATGTTTGGTGCCACGTTGTTGGTGCCGACCCTCACCGGTTTTCCTGTGAACACCACTTTGCTGTTTTCTGGTGTGGGAACCATCCTGTTTCTGCTGGCCACCCGAAATCGACTGCCGTCGTACTTGGGTAGCTCTTTTGCATTTATCGCTCCATTGACCGCGACGCAAGCGCAGGGAATCGGCGCCCAGCTGGGCGGTGTCATTGCTGCGGGCGCGGTCCTCATCGCTGTAGGCATTGTGGTTACTGCTTTGGGCCGAGGCGTTATCGACGCCGTGATGCCGCCTGCCGTGACTGGCGCAATTGTTGCGCTCATCGGATTGAACTTGGCGCCAACTGCCACCGCCAACGTGGAGAAGCAGCCTCTTATTGCTGGGGTCACATTGTTGGCGATCGTATTGATCACCGTGGCGGGGCGGGGAATGCTGGGGCGCCTCGCGATTTTGCTGGGGGTGACTATTGGCTGGGTGTTCGCATGGACCACCGGTGGCATTAGTAGCGAGTCCCGGGAAGCGATCGCCGCCGCCCGATGGGTTGGACTGCCACAGTTTCACCAGCCCGAATTTCACCTGGCAGCAGTGGCAGTGACCTTGCCAGTAGTGGTGGTGCTCATTGCGGAAAACGTCGGGCATGTGAAGGCCGTAGCAACCATGACTCAGCGCAACCTGGATGACCTGGCGGGGCCCGCGTTGATGGCTGATGGTGCCGCCACTGTCCTCGCGGGTGGGTGTGGTGGAAGTGGCACTACGACGTATGCGGAGAACATCGGGGTGATGGCCGCTACCCGTGTTTATTCTTCTGCTGCCTATTGGGTGGCGGCGACCTTCGCAATCATCTTGGCCTTCATTCCTAAATTCGGCGCCGTGATCCTGACGATTCCAGCCGGAGTTCTTGGCGGGGCAACGATCGTGCTCTACGGCATGATCGGTCTGCTGGGAGTGCGTATTTGGCAGGATAACAAGGTGAAGCTGACTGACCCCGTGAACCTGACGGCAGCGGCTGTAGCGCTCGTTGCAGGCATCGGCAACCTTACCCTCAATGTGGGCTCTATCGCGCTGGAGGGAATTGCATGGGGTTCGGTGGGGATCATCGTGGCCTACCCAGCGATGCGTTGGCTCTACGACCATGTGGGTGAGGGGCAACAAAGTAGACAGCTTGACTAG